A genomic window from Thiomonas arsenitoxydans includes:
- a CDS encoding MFS transporter, producing the protein MSSTPPSHDPPLSVNQFKLLGQRRFAPFFWTQFTNAGNDNLLKFAFTMLVTYRAEAQTGLPAGLMVNLIAALYVLPFVLLSATAGQLADKCDMGVIMRRIKTFEIVIMLAALWGFITVNVPLLLLCVLGMGLHSTLFGPVKFAYLPRHLHTAELTGGNGMTEMGGFVAILLGSMIGGVLMTYPQGPVFAGVACLVVALAGWTMARFVPRTPPLCSDTRINWNPFSATARSLRLAAADRPVLVALIAIAWMWFYGVAFLTQFPIFTREVVHGSEAVASLLLVIFAVGIGLGSVACEWMAHGRVEIGLVLVGAIGMSVFGIDLYFATQNLPHNGQLQTLTLFLREGEHWRLMVDLLLVSASAGIYSVPLYAFIQHRVAETHRARVIAASNMLNALFMIACAAYCAVLLTAGVGVPMLLLTVAVFNALVVAWLVRTQPVYGRRFVAWVLRRKMAAGS; encoded by the coding sequence ATGTCTTCCACGCCTCCGTCCCACGATCCGCCGCTGTCTGTCAACCAGTTCAAGCTGCTGGGGCAGCGCCGTTTCGCGCCGTTTTTCTGGACGCAGTTCACCAATGCGGGCAATGACAACCTGCTGAAGTTCGCCTTCACCATGCTGGTGACCTACCGCGCCGAGGCGCAGACCGGGCTGCCCGCGGGGCTGATGGTCAACCTGATCGCCGCGCTGTATGTGCTGCCCTTCGTGCTGCTGTCGGCCACCGCCGGGCAACTGGCGGACAAGTGCGACATGGGCGTCATCATGCGGCGCATCAAGACCTTCGAGATTGTCATCATGCTCGCGGCGCTGTGGGGCTTCATTACGGTGAACGTGCCGCTGCTGTTGCTGTGCGTGCTGGGCATGGGGCTGCATTCCACCCTGTTCGGGCCGGTGAAGTTCGCCTATCTGCCGCGCCACCTGCACACGGCCGAGCTCACCGGCGGCAACGGCATGACGGAAATGGGCGGCTTTGTCGCCATTCTGTTGGGCAGCATGATTGGCGGGGTGTTGATGACCTATCCGCAAGGGCCGGTGTTTGCCGGGGTGGCCTGTCTTGTCGTCGCATTGGCCGGCTGGACGATGGCGCGCTTTGTGCCGCGCACCCCGCCGCTGTGCAGCGACACCCGCATCAACTGGAATCCGTTCAGCGCAACGGCGCGCAGCCTCAGGCTCGCAGCGGCCGACCGACCGGTGCTCGTGGCGCTGATCGCCATTGCCTGGATGTGGTTCTACGGCGTGGCCTTCCTCACCCAGTTTCCGATCTTCACCCGCGAGGTGGTGCACGGCAGCGAAGCGGTGGCGTCACTGCTGCTGGTGATTTTCGCCGTGGGCATCGGCCTGGGCTCGGTGGCCTGCGAGTGGATGGCGCATGGCCGGGTGGAAATCGGCCTGGTGCTGGTCGGCGCCATCGGCATGTCGGTGTTCGGCATCGACCTCTACTTTGCCACGCAAAATCTGCCACACAACGGGCAGTTGCAAACCCTTACCCTGTTCCTGCGCGAAGGCGAGCACTGGCGGCTGATGGTCGATCTGCTGCTGGTTTCGGCCAGCGCCGGGATTTACAGCGTGCCGCTTTACGCCTTCATTCAGCACCGCGTGGCCGAAACCCACCGCGCTCGCGTAATCGCTGCCAGCAATATGCTCAACGCCCTGTTCATGATTGCCTGCGCGGCGTATTGCGCCGTGTTGCTCACCGCAGGCGTGGGCGTGCCGATGCTGCTGCTCACCGTGGCCGTGTTCAACGCCCTGGTGGTGGCCTGGTTGGTGCGAACGCAGCCGGTGTACGGGCGGCGCTTCGTCGCCTGGGTGCTGCGCCGGAAAATGGCGGCGGGTTCTTGA
- a CDS encoding cytochrome c gives MKVTNKKSGFHYVSGFLLIFGAVGLAQAAPQFSPQEIERGAYVAKVGDCIACHAVQGGKPFAGGFPMPLPVGTIYSSNITPDPTYGIGKYSFEDFDRAVRHGVAPGGKYLYPAMPYPSYAKVTPEDMKALYAYFMQGVKPVAQPNKPPTMIWPLTIRWPLAIWNWMYVSEDHVYRPDPKQSAQWNRGAYLTEGLGHCGACHTPRGIGMQEKALSANGSDGSLFLSGAKIESWYARNLRGNDVGGLGNWSVADIVQLLKTGRNSSGAAVGSMTEVIHHSSQYWTDADLEAVAIYLKSLPADPNKPKAPQPVAPVPQPDLHSAGSLAYAQYCAVCHQNDGAGAAGVFPAMAGNPTVESRDALNLIHVILAGGKTAEVKGVHPFTMPAFAGVLSDQQVADIATFVRSGWGNSGAAVSASEVAKVRSDIAKTH, from the coding sequence ATGAAAGTCACAAATAAAAAATCCGGTTTTCATTATGTATCTGGGTTTCTATTGATATTCGGCGCAGTCGGCTTGGCGCAGGCCGCTCCTCAGTTTTCACCGCAGGAAATCGAACGGGGCGCTTATGTGGCCAAGGTCGGAGACTGTATCGCCTGTCACGCGGTGCAGGGCGGAAAGCCGTTTGCGGGCGGTTTTCCCATGCCGCTGCCGGTAGGCACGATTTATTCGAGCAATATCACCCCCGATCCGACTTATGGCATCGGCAAATACTCTTTTGAGGATTTTGATCGTGCAGTGCGTCATGGGGTCGCGCCCGGCGGGAAATATCTTTATCCGGCCATGCCCTATCCGTCATATGCCAAAGTCACGCCCGAAGACATGAAGGCGCTTTACGCCTATTTCATGCAGGGCGTGAAACCTGTGGCGCAGCCCAACAAGCCGCCCACCATGATCTGGCCTTTGACCATACGCTGGCCGTTGGCGATCTGGAACTGGATGTACGTCTCTGAGGATCACGTCTATCGGCCCGACCCGAAACAAAGCGCGCAATGGAATCGCGGCGCTTATTTGACGGAGGGTCTGGGTCACTGCGGCGCCTGCCACACCCCGCGCGGCATCGGCATGCAGGAAAAGGCGCTGAGCGCCAACGGCTCCGATGGCTCGCTATTCCTCTCGGGCGCCAAGATTGAAAGCTGGTACGCCAGGAATCTGCGCGGCAATGACGTGGGCGGTCTGGGGAACTGGAGCGTGGCCGACATCGTGCAACTGCTCAAGACCGGGCGCAACAGCAGCGGCGCGGCGGTGGGCAGCATGACCGAGGTCATCCACCACAGCTCGCAGTACTGGACCGACGCCGATCTGGAGGCGGTGGCAATTTATCTCAAATCATTGCCTGCCGACCCGAACAAGCCCAAGGCGCCGCAGCCGGTCGCACCCGTGCCGCAACCCGACCTGCATTCCGCGGGCTCTCTGGCCTATGCGCAGTATTGCGCGGTTTGCCACCAGAACGATGGAGCAGGCGCCGCAGGCGTGTTTCCGGCCATGGCGGGCAACCCCACGGTGGAGTCGCGTGATGCACTCAACTTGATCCATGTGATTCTGGCGGGGGGAAAGACCGCTGAGGTCAAAGGCGTTCATCCGTTCACCATGCCAGCCTTCGCGGGCGTGCTCAGTGACCAGCAAGTGGCCGACATCGCCACCTTCGTGCGCAGCGGCTGGGGCAATAGCGGGGCGGCGGTCAGCGCCAGCGAAGTGGCGAAAGTCCGGTCAGACATCGCCAAAACCCATTGA
- a CDS encoding sulfurtransferase encodes MTTPLSTATPAVVNISCYKFVGLDDLPALQARLAAQCAALQLKGTILLAPEGINLFLAGSRGAIDAIMATLRADARLADLCPKESLSAPQPFKRMKVKIKREIITLNRPQIRPEAGRAPAVTPERLRAWLDAGCDDEGRPVVLLDTRNAFERDLGSFADCVDFRIGKFSEFAPAVEEHAADFAGQTVVTFCTGGIRCEKAALLMQDCGIEHVYQLEGGILKYFEQVGAAHYQGGCFVFDEREVLGSDLRPSEGAIAPPAAPQHR; translated from the coding sequence ATGACGACTCCACTATCGACTGCCACGCCCGCCGTGGTCAACATCTCCTGCTACAAGTTCGTCGGCCTCGACGACCTGCCCGCGCTGCAGGCGCGACTGGCGGCGCAGTGCGCGGCGCTGCAACTCAAGGGCACCATCCTTCTCGCGCCCGAGGGCATCAACCTGTTTCTCGCCGGATCGCGCGGCGCCATCGACGCCATCATGGCCACCTTGCGAGCCGACGCCCGGCTGGCCGACCTCTGCCCGAAGGAATCGCTCTCTGCACCGCAGCCCTTCAAGCGCATGAAGGTGAAAATCAAGCGCGAGATCATCACCCTGAACCGCCCGCAGATCCGCCCCGAAGCCGGGCGCGCCCCGGCGGTGACGCCCGAGCGCCTGCGGGCCTGGCTCGACGCCGGATGCGACGACGAAGGCCGCCCGGTCGTGCTGCTCGACACCCGCAATGCTTTCGAGCGCGATCTCGGCAGCTTTGCCGACTGCGTGGACTTTCGCATCGGCAAGTTCAGCGAATTCGCCCCCGCTGTCGAAGAGCACGCTGCCGACTTCGCCGGGCAGACCGTGGTGACCTTCTGCACCGGCGGCATCCGTTGCGAAAAAGCCGCGTTGCTGATGCAGGACTGCGGCATCGAGCACGTCTATCAGCTCGAAGGCGGCATCCTCAAATACTTCGAGCAGGTTGGCGCCGCGCACTACCAGGGCGGCTGCTTTGTGTTCGACGAACGCGAAGTGCTCGGCTCCGATCTGCGGCCCAGCGAGGGCGCCATCGCCCCGCCCGCTGCGCCGCAGCATCGTTAA
- a CDS encoding c-type cytochrome translates to MQNSKTKTYSRANLSMRTLLAASMLAGLAFQPTMVQTALAQTASSPAAAAPPLVAKPKPTHEVPFKAPDLASLAHEPNGAEILYGYRLMTQTKKLLPNNVGAAMNCTSCHLGGGFVPHSSAFVGQNALYPMYNPRAARVVSMADRINGCMMRSMNGKPIPKNSPEMKAMLAFMAWMAKDVPADAKVKGAALYKISTSIKPDPVRGKAIYAERCAACHGIDGEGSKNAKGEYVFPPLWGADSFNIGAGMARTYTAAGFVKGAMPVADSLHPPTGVGRMSDQDAVDVADYFSHQPRPDFPAAIYDWPKGGAPKDVRYCLVSLGNCTPAEIAKAPKPPGGK, encoded by the coding sequence ATGCAAAACAGTAAAACCAAAACCTATTCACGCGCCAACCTCTCGATGCGCACTCTGCTGGCAGCGAGCATGCTGGCGGGCCTTGCCTTCCAGCCAACAATGGTCCAAACCGCCTTGGCCCAGACGGCCTCCTCACCCGCAGCAGCCGCACCGCCTTTGGTCGCCAAACCCAAGCCGACGCACGAAGTACCCTTCAAGGCGCCCGATCTCGCTTCGCTGGCGCATGAGCCCAACGGCGCGGAAATCCTCTACGGCTATCGCCTGATGACGCAGACCAAGAAGCTGCTGCCCAATAATGTCGGCGCGGCGATGAATTGCACGAGCTGCCACCTGGGCGGCGGCTTCGTGCCCCACTCCTCGGCCTTTGTGGGTCAGAACGCGCTCTACCCCATGTACAACCCTCGGGCTGCCCGGGTGGTGAGCATGGCGGACCGCATCAACGGTTGCATGATGCGGTCGATGAACGGCAAGCCCATCCCCAAAAATTCCCCAGAAATGAAGGCCATGCTCGCCTTCATGGCCTGGATGGCCAAAGACGTTCCTGCTGACGCCAAGGTCAAGGGCGCCGCCCTGTACAAAATCAGCACTTCGATCAAGCCTGACCCCGTGCGCGGCAAGGCGATCTACGCCGAGCGCTGCGCCGCCTGTCATGGCATCGACGGCGAGGGGAGCAAGAACGCCAAAGGCGAGTATGTCTTCCCGCCGCTGTGGGGGGCGGATTCGTTCAACATCGGCGCGGGCATGGCGCGTACCTACACCGCAGCCGGTTTCGTCAAAGGCGCCATGCCGGTGGCCGACAGTCTGCATCCGCCAACGGGTGTCGGTCGCATGAGCGATCAGGATGCAGTGGACGTTGCAGATTACTTCTCGCACCAGCCCCGGCCTGATTTCCCGGCAGCCATCTACGACTGGCCCAAGGGCGGCGCGCCCAAGGACGTGCGGTATTGCCTCGTGTCGTTGGGTAACTGCACGCCTGCTGAAATCGCCAAAGCGCCCAAGCCGCCAGGCGGGAAATAA